Proteins from a genomic interval of Chryseobacterium indologenes:
- a CDS encoding BspA family leucine-rich repeat surface protein — MWKPNINGTVTNAISFGGTGTSYTIQWEEIGYPQHSGVLNSVTSNSNSPITISFGPSLNTSPLQATYRLKVSNGSGLFYGFRAGTTTIGTFPNLQLVEVSQWGDTIWLQQFNGGFASCPNLNVTATDTPNLTQINNVSQMFFNCPSLIGNNSFSNWNTSTITNMSGMFDGATLFNQNVGTWNTANVTNFSSVFSRTSAFNQNISSWNTASGTNFSAMFAGAAAFNQPLNSWNTSNATNFRYVFSNATSFNQPLNNWDTSKVTDFEHMFEGASSFNQPIGNWDVSKVNYGPGFNMFNGAVHFDQDISTWNIQLQNFNGSSIFFGFKNSGLSCTNYNNFLIALNNNPTWASSTLTAGNIDATGLIYSTPQAIMARAQLVNKGFNITGDNYSTCVLSTIEASKQLKNQAYPNPTTGMINVEATVNENAYLYDTTGKIIKNITLSKGNNRIDLTEYPAGNYLLKGNSTSTKILKK; from the coding sequence TTGTGGAAACCGAATATAAACGGTACAGTCACCAATGCAATATCATTTGGCGGTACCGGAACCAGTTACACAATTCAATGGGAAGAAATAGGATATCCCCAACATAGTGGAGTCCTTAATTCTGTCACATCCAATAGCAACAGTCCTATTACCATTTCTTTTGGTCCATCTTTAAATACCAGTCCTCTTCAGGCCACCTACAGGCTGAAGGTGTCAAACGGGAGCGGATTGTTTTACGGATTCAGAGCGGGTACAACCACAATCGGTACTTTTCCCAATTTGCAACTTGTCGAAGTCAGTCAATGGGGTGATACTATTTGGCTTCAGCAATTTAACGGGGGATTTGCGAGCTGTCCAAACCTTAATGTAACGGCTACGGATACTCCTAACCTGACACAAATAAACAATGTGTCGCAAATGTTCTTTAATTGCCCGTCTTTAATTGGGAATAATTCGTTTTCTAATTGGAATACCAGCACCATTACCAATATGAGTGGGATGTTTGACGGAGCCACTTTGTTTAATCAAAATGTTGGAACCTGGAATACTGCGAACGTAACGAATTTCAGCAGCGTATTTTCTCGTACATCTGCTTTTAATCAAAATATTTCCAGCTGGAACACTGCTTCGGGAACCAATTTCTCCGCTATGTTTGCGGGTGCTGCAGCTTTCAACCAGCCGTTAAATTCGTGGAATACATCAAATGCTACTAATTTCCGTTATGTGTTTTCTAATGCCACATCCTTTAATCAACCTCTTAATAATTGGGATACAAGTAAAGTAACTGATTTTGAGCATATGTTTGAAGGTGCTTCATCCTTTAACCAGCCGATTGGAAATTGGGATGTAAGTAAAGTTAATTATGGCCCCGGCTTTAATATGTTTAATGGTGCTGTACATTTTGATCAGGACATTTCTACCTGGAATATCCAGCTCCAAAACTTTAATGGAAGTTCAATATTTTTCGGATTTAAAAATTCCGGTTTGTCATGCACAAATTATAATAACTTTTTAATTGCTCTCAACAACAATCCTACATGGGCGAGCTCAACACTTACAGCGGGAAATATAGATGCAACAGGACTTATCTATTCTACACCGCAAGCCATCATGGCGAGGGCCCAATTAGTTAACAAAGGTTTTAATATTACCGGAGACAACTATTCTACATGCGTTTTATCAACAATAGAGGCTTCAAAACAATTAAAAAACCAAGCGTATCCGAATCCAACAACAGGAATGATAAATGTTGAGGCTACTGTCAACGAAAATGCTTATTTATATGATACCACGGGTAAAATCATTAAAAATATAACCCTAAGTAAAGGAAACAACCGTATCGATCTTACAGAATATCCAGCAGGGAATTATCTGTTAAAAGGGAACAGTACTTCCACTAAAATACTTAAGAAGTAG
- a CDS encoding DNA polymerase III subunit alpha, with product MFLNCHSYHSLRYGTLSIKVLVEQAQALGIKELVLTDINTVTGIYEFKKQCEDKGIKPIPGVEVRKDGKLLYIAIAGKFSGIGEINKVITDHHCNGKELDERAPELKDVWIVYPMSNIPSGLKDNEYIGVRTDELNFLIRPEYKKHISKMVVLHPITFSTGEEYELHTILRAIDHNTLLSKLTKREVCRRSEYFVSEQDIVKAFERYPQIIENTKRILEQSNFEFDFEKVKNKQYYTKSKASDVKLLRRLAYLGLNKRYGKDHDIAKERVEKELQVIDELNFCAHFLITWDIIRYSNSVGFMHVGRGSGANSIVSYCLGITDICPLELDLYFERFLNLNRQVPPDFDIDWSWQHRDTILEYIFNRYGKDHVAFCGTNVEFKYKSIFREVGKVFGLPKEELDDLTSKSAERHDPNSVVKLVEKYGKLLEKFPNQRSMHACGILISEEPITHYTALEMPPKGFPIAQFDMNVAEDIKMEKLDILSQRGLGTIKDTVDLIKKTRGIDIDIWDTRISKDEPKASGYLAIGKTIGCFYIESPAMRGLLRRLKCNNYRILVAASSIIRPGVAQSGMMREYIFRHNHPDQFEYFHPIFEEHLKETYGIMVYQEDVLKIAQYFGGLSLADGDILRRAMSGKGRSIEKLQEVKANFFEKCRKKGHSEALTAEAYRQIESFAGYSFCKAHSASYAVESYQSLYLKVYYPLEFMVSVINNQGGFYRTEVYIHEAKMSGGNIQAPCINASEYQTTLRGTDIYLGLMLLEGLEKRVAHGIVEDREQNGKYKSLEDFIRRIPVGIETIQTLIFIGAFRCTGKPKNELLVEARLLLVNFKPEQRGLMLIEEPVKEFELPQLKREPFEDAFDEIELIGFPVSCSPFDLLQTKYRGSVFVKDLLQYHKKQVKMLAYLIARKHVPTKKGTMYFGTWIDANGDYFDTAHFPDSLKNYDFQGGGCYLLLGTVEVDFHFPTITIHKMAKMPMIPDPRYAYDKEKQFDIHRQIKEDVSMTFRKPYPQEHEIGLPRSRTL from the coding sequence ATGTTTCTCAACTGCCATTCATATCATAGTCTTCGTTATGGAACTTTATCCATAAAAGTATTAGTAGAACAGGCCCAAGCTTTAGGGATCAAAGAGCTTGTACTTACTGATATCAATACCGTTACAGGAATTTATGAATTTAAAAAACAATGTGAAGACAAAGGGATAAAACCTATTCCCGGCGTTGAAGTAAGAAAGGATGGGAAACTTCTTTATATAGCCATAGCCGGAAAGTTCTCAGGAATTGGGGAGATCAACAAAGTCATTACTGATCATCATTGCAATGGTAAAGAGCTGGATGAAAGGGCTCCTGAATTGAAGGATGTATGGATTGTCTATCCGATGAGCAATATTCCTTCCGGATTGAAAGACAATGAGTATATAGGTGTCAGGACAGATGAATTAAACTTTCTGATACGTCCCGAATATAAAAAACATATTTCTAAAATGGTTGTTCTTCATCCCATTACTTTTAGTACCGGTGAAGAGTATGAATTGCATACAATTCTCCGGGCTATTGATCATAACACCTTGCTCTCCAAGCTTACCAAAAGAGAAGTTTGCCGCAGATCTGAATATTTTGTTTCGGAACAGGATATTGTAAAAGCATTTGAAAGATACCCGCAGATTATTGAAAATACAAAACGTATTCTTGAACAAAGTAACTTTGAATTTGATTTTGAAAAGGTAAAGAACAAACAATATTATACAAAATCGAAAGCGTCCGATGTAAAACTCCTTAGAAGGTTAGCTTATCTGGGGCTAAATAAACGCTATGGAAAGGATCACGACATCGCAAAAGAAAGAGTTGAAAAAGAGCTGCAGGTTATTGATGAACTCAACTTTTGTGCCCATTTTCTGATCACATGGGATATTATCCGCTATAGCAACAGCGTGGGTTTTATGCATGTAGGACGTGGAAGTGGGGCCAATTCTATTGTCAGCTACTGCCTGGGGATTACAGATATCTGTCCTCTGGAACTTGATCTTTATTTTGAGCGGTTTCTGAATCTTAACCGCCAGGTACCACCGGATTTTGATATCGACTGGAGCTGGCAGCACAGAGACACTATATTAGAATATATTTTCAATAGATATGGCAAAGACCATGTTGCTTTTTGCGGAACCAATGTAGAATTTAAATACAAATCAATTTTCAGGGAAGTCGGAAAAGTTTTTGGTTTACCCAAGGAGGAACTGGATGATCTGACCAGCAAATCAGCAGAAAGACATGATCCGAATTCTGTGGTAAAATTAGTCGAGAAATACGGTAAGTTATTGGAAAAATTTCCTAACCAAAGAAGCATGCATGCCTGCGGGATCCTTATTTCGGAAGAACCTATTACCCATTATACCGCATTAGAAATGCCACCTAAAGGGTTTCCGATTGCTCAGTTTGATATGAATGTGGCGGAAGACATCAAAATGGAAAAGCTTGATATTCTGTCTCAACGAGGACTTGGAACCATTAAAGACACCGTAGATCTGATAAAAAAAACAAGAGGGATTGATATTGATATCTGGGACACCAGGATTTCCAAAGATGAACCGAAGGCCAGCGGATATCTGGCGATAGGAAAAACTATAGGCTGCTTTTATATAGAATCTCCTGCAATGAGGGGATTATTAAGAAGACTAAAATGTAATAATTACAGAATCCTGGTGGCAGCTTCCTCAATTATCAGACCTGGAGTTGCCCAAAGCGGAATGATGCGTGAATACATATTCAGGCACAATCATCCTGACCAATTTGAGTATTTTCATCCCATATTTGAAGAACATCTGAAGGAAACGTACGGGATCATGGTATATCAGGAAGATGTCCTGAAAATTGCCCAGTATTTTGGAGGATTGTCTCTGGCCGACGGTGACATTTTACGCAGGGCGATGAGCGGAAAAGGTCGTTCAATTGAAAAACTTCAGGAGGTAAAAGCTAATTTTTTTGAAAAATGTAGAAAAAAGGGACATTCGGAAGCGCTTACCGCTGAGGCCTACAGACAAATCGAGTCATTTGCCGGATATTCTTTCTGTAAGGCCCATTCGGCGTCTTATGCCGTGGAAAGTTATCAAAGCCTTTATCTGAAAGTATATTATCCGTTGGAGTTTATGGTTTCTGTGATCAATAATCAGGGAGGTTTTTATCGTACGGAAGTTTACATCCATGAAGCAAAAATGTCGGGAGGGAATATTCAGGCGCCCTGCATTAATGCCAGCGAATACCAGACAACCCTGCGAGGAACGGATATTTATCTGGGGCTTATGCTTCTGGAAGGCCTCGAAAAAAGGGTAGCCCATGGTATTGTTGAAGACCGTGAACAAAACGGGAAATATAAATCGCTGGAAGATTTTATCCGTCGTATTCCTGTGGGAATTGAAACGATTCAGACACTGATCTTTATTGGTGCATTCCGTTGTACCGGAAAACCTAAAAATGAACTGCTGGTTGAAGCACGGTTGTTGTTGGTAAATTTTAAACCTGAACAAAGAGGGCTGATGCTGATTGAGGAACCTGTAAAGGAATTCGAACTTCCTCAATTGAAACGAGAGCCATTTGAAGATGCTTTTGATGAAATCGAACTGATTGGTTTTCCGGTTTCATGCAGTCCTTTTGATTTACTGCAAACGAAATACAGAGGTTCTGTTTTTGTAAAAGACTTGTTGCAGTATCATAAAAAACAGGTGAAGATGCTGGCTTATCTCATTGCAAGAAAGCATGTTCCCACCAAAAAAGGAACCATGTATTTCGGAACCTGGATTGATGCGAATGGTGATTATTTTGATACGGCACATTTTCCGGATAGTCTGAAAAATTATGATTTTCAGGGAGGTGGCTGCTATTTATTACTGGGAACGGTAGAGGTCGATTTCCATTTTCCAACAATAACGATTCATAAGATGGCAAAAATGCCGATGATTCCTGATCCGCGCTATGCGTATGATAAAGAAAAACAATTTGATATTCACCGGCAGATTAAAGAGGATGTAAGCATGACTTTCAGAAAACCTTATCCGCAGGAGCATGAGATAGGGTTGCCAAGAAGTAGAACACTGTAA
- a CDS encoding helix-turn-helix domain-containing protein, protein MKTQKQITVYNEKESFKTDTIENFYISYYHDERKNLNRIDSHQHTYYEIIWIEKGRGVHTIDFKNYEFSGPCLFLLHPKNVHRIHKKTPTSGGVIKFNDNFFVNDSSPSKFLLKYSVFDDIDVLPVISLSEEEKTEVTDFFALMCRQAESRDAFSPPIIMNLLKSFLIKVYQIKKKSCHIGDISDHRFLRFKQFQELLENHFTRHHQVSFYAGKLNISSKTLSNVCKLISHKTAQDLIKERILLEAKRMLLYTDMSVKEVAYYLGFEDHAYFTRFFTSNVLQNPSDFKKENT, encoded by the coding sequence ATGAAAACTCAAAAGCAAATTACAGTTTATAACGAAAAAGAGAGTTTCAAAACTGATACTATTGAAAATTTTTATATTTCCTATTATCACGATGAAAGGAAAAATCTAAATCGTATAGACAGTCATCAGCATACTTATTATGAAATTATCTGGATAGAAAAGGGAAGGGGTGTACATACCATAGATTTTAAAAACTATGAATTTTCAGGGCCTTGTCTTTTCCTGCTGCATCCTAAGAATGTGCATAGAATTCACAAAAAAACACCTACCAGCGGAGGGGTTATTAAGTTTAACGATAACTTTTTTGTCAATGACAGTTCTCCTTCAAAATTTCTGTTGAAATACAGTGTTTTTGATGATATAGACGTATTGCCGGTCATCAGCCTGAGTGAGGAAGAAAAAACAGAGGTTACCGATTTTTTTGCGCTGATGTGCAGACAGGCTGAGAGCAGAGATGCTTTTTCGCCACCTATTATCATGAATTTGCTCAAATCCTTTTTGATTAAAGTGTATCAGATTAAAAAGAAAAGCTGTCATATCGGAGATATTTCAGATCATCGTTTCCTGAGGTTTAAACAATTTCAGGAACTTCTGGAAAACCATTTTACCCGGCATCACCAGGTAAGTTTCTACGCTGGAAAATTAAATATAAGCAGCAAAACACTTTCGAACGTCTGCAAATTAATCAGTCATAAAACAGCTCAGGATTTAATAAAAGAAAGAATTCTTCTGGAAGCCAAAAGAATGTTACTATATACCGATATGTCTGTAAAGGAAGTGGCTTATTATTTAGGTTTTGAAGATCATGCCTATTTTACTAGGTTTTTTACTTCTAACGTACTTCAGAATCCTTCAGATTTTAAGAAGGAAAATACATGA
- a CDS encoding LexA family transcriptional regulator gives MSIFADNIRFLRGKKEKTQQELADTLAITRSRYASYEDGRSEPSIDLMVRISKLFHVSIDLLVSVDIRKYPAKEMSTLPDNRVILPLTVDYSGNNMIEIVSQKASIGYLEGYRDVEYIKSLQRITLPFLMHGKYRAFPAGDNSMPPFKKGSYIVGKYIERTEDLKSGKTYVFITMNDGIIYKRLINRSEDKVRVSADNAFYEPYDIPVEEIIEIWQYASGIFPEDFEPEHSEHTDIKEMFFELKKDIRELEDKVSGKK, from the coding sequence ATGTCAATTTTCGCAGATAACATAAGGTTTTTAAGAGGAAAGAAAGAAAAAACCCAACAGGAGCTGGCCGATACTTTAGCCATCACCCGTTCCCGATATGCCTCCTATGAAGATGGAAGATCAGAACCTTCTATTGATCTGATGGTCAGGATTTCTAAGCTTTTCCATGTGAGTATAGACCTCCTGGTCTCGGTAGATATCAGAAAATATCCGGCAAAAGAAATGTCTACACTACCTGATAACAGAGTTATTCTGCCTCTGACAGTAGATTACTCGGGTAATAATATGATAGAAATTGTCTCACAAAAGGCATCTATAGGATATCTGGAAGGCTATCGTGATGTGGAATACATAAAAAGTCTTCAAAGAATTACTCTCCCCTTTTTAATGCATGGTAAATACAGGGCATTCCCCGCAGGTGATAATTCTATGCCTCCTTTTAAGAAAGGTTCTTATATCGTAGGAAAATATATAGAAAGAACAGAAGATTTGAAATCCGGAAAAACATATGTCTTCATTACAATGAATGACGGGATTATCTACAAACGTTTGATCAACCGGTCAGAAGATAAAGTCCGTGTAAGTGCGGATAATGCATTTTATGAGCCATATGATATTCCTGTTGAGGAGATTATAGAAATATGGCAGTATGCTTCGGGGATCTTTCCTGAAGATTTTGAACCTGAGCATTCGGAGCATACTGATATCAAAGAAATGTTTTTCGAACTTAAAAAAGACATCCGGGAGCTGGAAGATAAAGTTTCCGGAAAAAAGTAA
- a CDS encoding acyltransferase family protein translates to MEQITFTRFLAAISIVIFHFGQKSFFHQNESISFLSQSANLGVSYFYLLSGFIMIIAYFNKKEVSTLEYYQNRLARVYPTYLFAFIFFFYCSN, encoded by the coding sequence ATGGAACAAATAACGTTTACAAGATTTTTGGCAGCAATATCTATTGTAATATTTCATTTTGGACAAAAAAGTTTTTTTCATCAAAATGAAAGTATTTCTTTTCTTTCGCAGTCAGCCAATCTGGGAGTGAGTTATTTTTATCTGTTATCAGGATTTATTATGATTATCGCTTATTTTAATAAAAAAGAAGTCAGCACATTAGAATATTATCAGAATCGTTTGGCAAGAGTCTACCCTACCTATTTATTTGCATTTATATTTTTTTTTTATTGTAGTAATTGA
- the dinB gene encoding DNA polymerase IV has product MERAIVHMDLDTFFVSCERLNNSKLHGIPLIIGGGDRGVVASCSYEARKFGVRSAMPIRMALRLCPDARVIRGDHEMYSNLSHLVTEIIQSKVPVMEKASIDEFYLDLSGMDKFFGCYQWTKEIAETITKEAGLPISFALSTNKTVSKIGTGEAKPVGRMEIKELEVQPFLNPLSIKKIPMVGDKTFQLLSRIGIRTIHTLSEMPVLVLQQMIGANGKELWKKANGIDENPVVPYSERKSISTERTFTSDTMDIIELKRLLTGMAEQLAYQLRKEKWLTSTVTVKIRYANFDTETKQCKVAYTSADHTLSRVALDLFNKAYTRRMRLRLIGLRFTGLVHGNHQMNLFEDTEEQMSLYQTMDAIKNRFGAGAVGRASGFDFEK; this is encoded by the coding sequence ATGGAACGTGCGATTGTACATATGGACCTGGATACTTTTTTTGTATCCTGCGAAAGGCTGAACAACTCAAAGCTTCACGGAATCCCTCTGATCATAGGAGGTGGCGACCGTGGAGTAGTGGCCTCATGTTCCTATGAAGCCAGAAAATTCGGGGTGCGTTCAGCGATGCCGATCCGTATGGCACTCAGGCTTTGTCCTGATGCCAGAGTTATCAGAGGGGATCATGAAATGTACTCTAATTTATCACATCTTGTTACAGAAATTATCCAAAGTAAAGTTCCTGTGATGGAAAAAGCCAGTATTGATGAGTTTTATCTCGATTTATCCGGGATGGATAAATTTTTTGGCTGCTATCAATGGACAAAAGAAATAGCCGAGACCATTACCAAAGAGGCAGGTCTTCCGATAAGCTTTGCACTGTCAACCAATAAAACGGTATCAAAAATCGGAACCGGAGAAGCCAAACCTGTAGGAAGGATGGAAATCAAAGAATTGGAAGTTCAGCCGTTTTTGAATCCTCTATCTATCAAAAAAATCCCAATGGTGGGCGATAAGACCTTTCAATTGTTATCAAGAATAGGAATACGGACGATTCATACCTTATCTGAAATGCCGGTACTCGTTCTGCAGCAGATGATTGGAGCCAACGGAAAAGAACTCTGGAAAAAAGCCAATGGGATTGATGAAAATCCTGTTGTCCCATATTCGGAAAGAAAATCAATTTCTACGGAAAGAACTTTCACTTCCGATACGATGGATATTATAGAATTGAAAAGATTACTGACAGGAATGGCCGAGCAATTGGCTTACCAACTGAGAAAAGAAAAATGGCTGACTTCTACGGTTACCGTAAAAATAAGATATGCCAATTTTGATACGGAAACCAAGCAATGCAAAGTAGCCTACACATCCGCCGATCATACATTGTCCAGAGTTGCCCTTGATCTTTTTAACAAAGCCTATACCCGAAGAATGAGACTTCGCCTGATAGGCCTTCGGTTTACAGGGTTGGTACATGGAAATCACCAGATGAACCTTTTTGAGGATACGGAAGAACAGATGAGCCTCTATCAAACTATGGACGCCATCAAAAACAGATTTGGAGCAGGTGCTGTAGGAAGGGCTTCCGGCTTCGATTTTGAAAAATAG
- a CDS encoding acyltransferase yields the protein MHLYFFFIVVIDPYINLKTIVLNVLTLQAWVPGRVLSYNLPGWSISVEMFFFLCFPLLLKLYKSGINSKIYFIIILLIWLITQVLTNYIVRFGDFDISNNLKLREFIYYNPIMHINEFLLGNLAGIYFIRKMKPGNYDVAVVVTVALCVLTIKFVPLEFHNGLLAIVFVPLIILICANTGLITKIFNHKILVYLGSISYSLYIIQYPLHILFSQFSEKYAFIESHSFYYYVILLIICSILSYELIENPCRKIFKRKRKVVIANN from the coding sequence TTGCATTTATATTTTTTTTTTATTGTAGTAATTGACCCATATATTAATCTGAAAACGATAGTATTAAATGTTTTAACTCTTCAGGCATGGGTACCTGGAAGGGTTTTGTCTTATAATCTTCCGGGTTGGTCTATTTCAGTTGAAATGTTTTTCTTTTTGTGCTTTCCGCTTCTTTTGAAACTTTATAAATCAGGGATAAACAGTAAAATCTATTTTATAATAATTCTTCTGATATGGCTTATAACACAGGTTTTAACAAATTATATTGTGAGATTCGGGGATTTTGATATTAGTAATAACCTCAAATTAAGAGAGTTTATTTACTACAATCCTATTATGCATATTAATGAATTTCTGCTAGGAAATCTTGCGGGTATATATTTTATCAGAAAAATGAAGCCGGGGAATTATGATGTGGCAGTTGTAGTAACAGTTGCTTTATGTGTGCTGACCATTAAATTTGTTCCCTTGGAATTTCATAACGGTCTGCTTGCCATTGTTTTTGTTCCGTTAATTATTTTGATTTGTGCTAATACCGGCCTGATCACTAAAATTTTTAACCATAAAATACTGGTATACCTGGGCTCTATCAGTTATTCACTTTATATTATCCAGTACCCTTTACATATTTTGTTCAGCCAGTTTTCAGAAAAATATGCCTTTATAGAATCCCATTCATTCTATTACTATGTGATATTATTGATTATTTGTTCTATACTCTCCTATGAATTAATTGAAAACCCATGTAGAAAAATTTTCAAGAGAAAAAGGAAAGTTGTCATTGCCAATAATTGA
- a CDS encoding HAD-IA family hydrolase: MEKTPDSLQTIVFDFDGTLADSAQCGVIATTEAFKSHGLPVPKDKDITDLMGIPIETSFKTLGADILNDQQFNELLSSFREIYKSNSESSIVLFPGIYEMLDTIKKDQKNVAIVSSKKTEVLKKNCKQLKIDHFIDVFIGSDLVQLHKPAPEGLHLALKLINNSDLAKAIYIGDATVDIMMGTSAGVKTCAVLWGAHSEEELLNSNPTYIAPDVFALENILKLTN; the protein is encoded by the coding sequence ATGGAGAAAACACCAGATTCATTACAAACTATTGTATTTGATTTTGACGGAACCTTAGCAGATTCTGCACAATGCGGCGTCATAGCGACCACTGAAGCTTTTAAGTCACATGGATTGCCGGTACCTAAGGATAAAGATATTACAGATTTAATGGGAATCCCAATCGAGACCTCCTTTAAAACATTGGGGGCTGATATTCTGAATGACCAGCAATTTAATGAGCTCTTATCGTCTTTTAGAGAAATCTACAAATCGAATTCAGAGAGCAGTATCGTTTTATTTCCAGGGATTTATGAAATGCTGGACACCATTAAAAAAGACCAAAAGAATGTTGCAATTGTAAGCAGCAAAAAAACAGAGGTACTGAAAAAGAACTGTAAGCAATTGAAAATTGATCACTTTATTGATGTATTTATAGGATCAGATCTTGTACAGCTTCATAAACCTGCTCCCGAAGGCCTGCATTTAGCTCTTAAGCTAATAAATAACAGCGATTTGGCAAAAGCAATTTATATCGGTGATGCTACTGTAGATATTATGATGGGTACGAGTGCCGGCGTAAAAACCTGTGCCGTTTTATGGGGAGCTCATTCTGAGGAAGAACTGCTTAACTCCAACCCTACTTATATTGCTCCGGATGTTTTTGCACTGGAAAATATACTGAAACTCACAAATTAA
- a CDS encoding MBL fold metallo-hydrolase translates to MKKLCTACGTQFPEHYKEKLCAICNEERQYIPSAGQTWTTHDQILTTHTTDIVKLNDHLYEIVITPRFAIGQRAFLVLSESGNILWDCIPLLDQKVIDFINEIGGLQAIAISHPHYYSNMNDWAEQFKCPIYIHKKDEQYISDKGNRIKLWEEDEMPLWDDIKIINIGGHFAGSSILLHQNMSEKGTMLCGDTMYLSPNLQHFAIMYSYPNRMPLPVSEIKRIKKRLEVLEFDAVYGFYSYQNLTKNVKQILNNSIEKYLN, encoded by the coding sequence ATGAAAAAATTATGTACAGCATGCGGAACCCAGTTTCCGGAACATTACAAGGAAAAATTATGTGCAATCTGTAATGAAGAAAGACAATATATTCCTTCTGCAGGACAGACCTGGACAACCCACGATCAGATCCTTACGACTCATACTACCGATATTGTAAAACTCAATGATCATCTTTATGAGATTGTCATTACGCCCAGATTTGCCATAGGGCAGAGGGCTTTTCTGGTGCTTTCTGAAAGCGGAAATATTCTTTGGGACTGCATTCCTTTACTGGATCAGAAGGTGATTGATTTTATTAATGAAATAGGAGGTCTACAGGCTATAGCCATTTCACATCCTCATTATTACAGCAATATGAATGACTGGGCAGAACAGTTCAAATGTCCTATCTACATTCATAAAAAGGATGAGCAGTACATCAGTGATAAAGGAAATAGAATTAAGCTTTGGGAAGAAGATGAAATGCCTCTGTGGGATGATATTAAAATTATAAATATCGGCGGCCATTTTGCAGGCAGCAGTATTTTACTCCATCAGAATATGTCTGAAAAAGGGACCATGCTGTGTGGTGACACCATGTATCTTTCTCCTAACTTACAACACTTTGCGATCATGTACAGTTATCCTAACAGAATGCCGTTGCCTGTATCGGAAATTAAAAGGATAAAAAAGCGGCTTGAAGTGCTGGAATTTGATGCTGTTTATGGTTTCTACAGTTACCAGAATCTGACAAAAAATGTAAAACAAATCCTGAACAATTCCATAGAAAAGTATCTAAATTAA